One genomic segment of Flavobacteriaceae bacterium includes these proteins:
- a CDS encoding TonB-dependent receptor — translation MDFKNLISALAIFLPIILQAQYKLSGTIIDRQTKQPVRYVKLFDKTSRKESISNVKGYFEIQDLKAGEHLLIFYNDAYTWHEEQIFMDGDKNISVTMSKSYHLSEVVIQAKRKEMFDLKHLKDVEGTAIYAGKKNEVIIVDQIVGNKSGGNARQVYAQITGLNIYESTNCGLQLAVGGRGLDPNRTANFNTRQNGYDISADVLGYPESYYTPPVEALKEIQIIRGAASLQYGTQFGGLMNFKLKQPSTKPLTFVARQTYDTNCGYATFNSISGTNGKFSYYTYVAYKNNLNEAPRSNMGLKAFNAYTRLNYQVTKNTKIGFEFTHLGYTAQQPGGLTDTQFYENPDFSNRIRNWFSVNWNLMALKLNHRFSIDNQLDVTLFGLNSSRNAIGFRTNRVSQEDDLNELRDLQKGRFRNWGAELRYLTNYTFSNKKSTLLVGGKYYQAYNSERQGPGTTGNDADFSFVDYADENLPVDLRQSDFDFPNLNFAFFGENIFYLSNQLSVTPGFRFEYIKTASRGTFRSVDRDLANNIIRDNTFEDNRTLERTRLLLGIGLSYKPIPAVEAYGNISQNYRSVTFTDIRVVNPTFQVDSAINDEKGFTADLGLRGHYKNLLSYDVNIFGLLYNDRIGEVLRAETRINASGQAIETGRTVRFRGNIGRAFIYGLESLIDWNIRASFFEKAKSYKLHFYTNLAVTQSKYLESEIPGVKGKSVEFVPELNLRTGIKLGYQNFLASIQYNYLGNQFTDASNAPQDRTDNQSGIIGTIPSYSVWDASFSYRYKKWRLETGINNVFNARYFTQRAIGYPGPGIIPALPRSFYATIQLKL, via the coding sequence ATGGATTTTAAAAATCTAATTTCAGCACTGGCCATTTTCTTGCCAATTATATTACAGGCGCAATACAAGTTATCGGGAACTATAATAGATCGGCAAACCAAACAACCCGTACGTTATGTAAAATTATTTGACAAAACCTCAAGAAAAGAAAGTATCAGCAATGTGAAAGGTTATTTTGAGATACAGGATTTAAAAGCCGGAGAGCACTTACTGATATTTTATAATGATGCGTATACCTGGCACGAAGAACAAATTTTTATGGATGGTGATAAGAACATCTCCGTTACGATGAGTAAAAGTTATCACCTTTCCGAAGTTGTGATCCAAGCAAAACGAAAAGAAATGTTCGATCTGAAACACCTGAAAGATGTAGAAGGAACAGCAATATATGCCGGCAAAAAGAATGAAGTAATAATAGTAGATCAAATTGTGGGAAACAAATCCGGTGGTAATGCACGTCAAGTATATGCACAGATTACGGGGCTTAATATTTATGAAAGTACGAATTGCGGTTTACAATTAGCCGTTGGCGGACGAGGGTTGGATCCTAACAGGACTGCAAATTTTAATACCCGCCAAAACGGCTATGATATTAGTGCCGATGTACTGGGGTATCCCGAAAGTTATTACACACCACCCGTAGAGGCCTTAAAAGAAATCCAAATTATACGTGGGGCAGCCTCATTGCAATACGGCACACAGTTTGGAGGGTTAATGAATTTTAAACTCAAACAACCTTCAACAAAACCATTAACGTTTGTCGCACGGCAAACCTATGACACCAATTGCGGTTATGCCACGTTCAATAGTATAAGTGGCACAAATGGCAAATTTAGCTACTATACTTATGTCGCCTATAAAAATAATCTAAATGAAGCGCCAAGATCTAATATGGGCTTAAAAGCTTTCAATGCCTATACCCGTCTTAATTATCAAGTAACGAAAAACACAAAAATAGGCTTCGAATTTACACACTTGGGATATACCGCCCAACAGCCCGGCGGACTTACGGATACTCAGTTTTATGAAAACCCGGATTTTAGCAACCGCATACGTAACTGGTTTAGCGTAAACTGGAATCTGATGGCATTAAAACTAAACCACAGGTTCAGTATTGACAATCAGTTGGATGTAACACTATTCGGTCTTAATTCTTCAAGAAATGCTATTGGTTTTAGAACGAATCGCGTATCGCAGGAAGATGATTTAAATGAACTCAGAGACCTGCAAAAAGGACGGTTTAGAAATTGGGGAGCGGAATTACGATACCTCACAAATTATACTTTCAGCAATAAAAAATCTACATTACTTGTAGGCGGAAAATACTACCAGGCCTATAATTCGGAGCGGCAAGGACCCGGAACTACAGGTAATGATGCCGATTTTAGTTTTGTAGATTATGCTGACGAAAATTTACCTGTAGATTTAAGACAATCCGATTTTGATTTTCCAAATTTGAATTTCGCTTTCTTTGGTGAAAATATTTTTTACCTCAGCAATCAGTTGTCTGTTACACCAGGATTTCGTTTTGAGTATATCAAAACAGCAAGCAGAGGTACTTTTCGCTCGGTTGATCGCGACCTTGCCAATAACATCATCAGAGATAACACTTTTGAAGATAACAGAACCCTGGAAAGAACGCGCTTATTGCTAGGTATTGGCTTAAGTTATAAACCCATACCAGCAGTTGAAGCCTATGGTAATATCTCCCAAAACTATCGTTCGGTTACCTTTACGGACATCCGAGTGGTCAATCCTACATTTCAAGTAGACTCTGCTATTAATGATGAAAAAGGTTTTACTGCCGATCTGGGCCTGAGAGGGCATTATAAAAACTTACTGTCGTATGACGTTAATATATTCGGTTTATTATACAATGACAGAATTGGGGAAGTATTACGTGCCGAAACCAGAATCAATGCAAGTGGCCAGGCAATTGAAACCGGGCGTACAGTCCGTTTCAGAGGAAATATAGGTCGTGCATTTATATATGGTCTGGAAAGCTTGATAGATTGGAATATCAGAGCCTCTTTTTTTGAAAAAGCAAAAAGTTACAAGTTACATTTTTATACCAATCTGGCAGTTACCCAATCCAAATATTTGGAATCGGAAATTCCCGGTGTAAAAGGCAAATCTGTCGAATTTGTTCCGGAACTTAATTTGCGTACAGGTATTAAATTAGGATATCAAAATTTTTTAGCAAGCATTCAATATAACTACTTAGGCAATCAATTTACAGATGCATCTAATGCACCTCAGGATAGAACGGATAATCAGAGTGGAATTATTGGTACTATTCCTTCGTATTCGGTTTGGGATGCTTCCTTTTCATATCGTTACAAAAAATGGAGGCTGGAAACAGGTATCAATAATGTATTTAACGCACGGTATTTTACCCAGCGCGCCATAGGATATCCCGGCCCCGGAATTATTCCTGCTTTACCGCGTAGTTTTTATGCTACGATACAGTTAAAATTGTAA